A region of Ornithodoros turicata isolate Travis chromosome 5, ASM3712646v1, whole genome shotgun sequence DNA encodes the following proteins:
- the LOC135395732 gene encoding uncharacterized protein LOC135395732, translated as MHQDALQLSLRTLQVTRLLQALGFQVNSQKSQTLKCQALTFLGFIINTQIMRIQLPLEKKEQILAQIRFLLTTPRISPRELSQIIGKLNATVLAVFPAPLHYRALQRLRRVALRRGSYDVVVSWTPAAMEELRWWEKNLLHWNGRPLHDDKIALVIQSDSSLLRWGAVCRGVYIGQPWLPQDRALHINELKAAILALQTFARGLKQGCVLIQMDNTGAITAINKLGSARSLTLFSFAHQMWFWCFQKGLTVRAEHIPGRMNIQADWASRVDLDSSSWKLDPCQFNKISYLWGPFQTDLFADFTNFQIPHFYSWKPDPCSQGIDAFTKDWNSEINYAFPPFCLVGKCIQKIQQATTTLVLIAPVWPAQTWYPSLLQALVDQPRLIPHHPRLLLNNAHLGHPLILSGGLRLAAWKVSSNTKLRSRFRHTLPHSSVQHGVSQQERLIVRAGAGGLAGVLNNKLIHFIPL; from the coding sequence ATGCACCAGGATGCTCTACAACTGTCCCTTCGGACTCTTCAGGTGACTCGGCTGTTGCAGGCCCTGGGCTTTCAGGTGAATTCACAGAAGTCTCAAACCCTCAAATGCCAAGCACTGACATTCCTGGGGTTCATTATCAACACACAGATCATGCGTATTCAGCTCCCATTGGAAAAGAAGGAGCAAATTTTGGCGCAGATCCGGTTTCTTCTCACAACACCTCGGATATCGCCACGGGAGCTGTCTCAAATAATTGGCAAACTCAATGCGACCGTGCTAGCAGTTTTTCCAGCTCCCCTTCACTACAGAGCTCTGCAACGGTTACGCAGAGTAGCCCTGCGCAGAGGCTCCTACGATGTGGTAGTTTCTTGGACTCCCGCAGCCATGGAGGAACTACGGTGGTGGGAGAAAAACCTACTGCACTGGAACGGTCGACCCCTCCACGACGACAAGATTGCTTTGGTGATCCAGTCAGACAGCTCCCTTCTTCGTTGGGGAGCAGTATGCAGGGGTGTTTATATAGGACAGCCTTGGCTGCCTCAGGATCGTGCTCTTCACATAAACGAACTGAAAGCTGCCATCCTTGCTCTGCAAACATTTGCAAGAGGGTTGAAGCAGGGCTGTGTGTTGATCCAGATGGACAACACAGGGGCAATAACGGCAATCAACAAACTGGGCAGCGCTCGCTCATTGACCCTATTTTCCTTCGCACATCAAATGTGGTTCTGGTGCTTCCAAAAGGGGTTGACAGTCAGGGCAGAACATATCCCAGGGAGAATGAACATTCAAGCAGATTGGGCGTCGAGGGTAGACCTCGACAGCAGCAGCTGGAAACTCGATCCATGTCAGTTcaacaaaataagctatttgtGGGGACCTTTTCAGACAGACCTATTTGCGGACTTCACAAACTTCCAAATTCCACACTTCTACAGCTGGAAGCCAGACCCTTGCTCTCAGGGGATAGATGCATTCACCAAGGATTGGAACTCCGAGATCAATTACGCTTTTCCTCCGTTTTGTCTGGTAGGGAAATGCATTCAAAAAATCCAGCAGGCCACAACGACACTGGTCTTGATAGCACCGGTATGGCCTGCACAGACATGGTACCCATCCCTACTTCAAGCGCTCGTGGACCAACCCAGACTGATTCCCCACCACCCGCGGCTCCTTCTCAACAATGCGCATCTTGGTCACCCCTTAATTTTGAGCGGTGGACTTCGCCTAGCAGCATGGAAGGTCTCCAGCAACACCAAGCTCCGCAGTCGCTTTCGCCACACTCTGCCACACTCATCAGTGCAGCATGGCGTCAGTCAACAAGAGCGGCTTATAGTTCGTGCTGGCGCAGGTGGTCTAGCTGGTGTGTTGAACAACAAGTTGATCCACTTCATCCCACTTTGA